In Pyrus communis chromosome 1, drPyrComm1.1, whole genome shotgun sequence, the following are encoded in one genomic region:
- the LOC137712352 gene encoding pentatricopeptide repeat-containing protein At4g30700-like, whose protein sequence is MISRNISSCRAPQFDRNFFLGLLNKATCLSHLIQTHAQIILNGYQNDLATVTKLTHKFSDLKAMRNARDLFLSIPRPDLFLFNVVIRGFAANAAPFSAISLYTHLRKNTNLKPDKFTYAFAVSAASGFKDEKYGILLHAHSIVDGLGSNLYVGSIVVDFYLKFSRVELAQKVFDGMPEKDTVLWNTMISGLVRNCYYADSMQVFGDMVGGGMGFDSTTLATVLPAVAELQELKSGIGVHCLALKAGYHSDVHVLTGLVSLYSKCKELETARLLFGHISQPDLICYNAMIAGYTWNNETESSVSLFRDLLASGEKVNSSTIVGLIPVSSPFGHLHLTGSLQTFCVKSGIVSHPSVSTAFVTVYCRLNEIELARQLFDHSKEKTLASWNAMISGYTQNGLTETAISLFHEMMSEFNPNPVTVTSILSACAQLGAVSLGKWVHGLIKSKNLESNIYVLTSLVDMYAKCGSVVEARKLFDSMTEKNVVTWNAMISAYGLHGDGHEALKLFTEMLHSRISPSAVTFLSVLYACSHAGLVREGEEIFDHMVHNHGFEPLPEHYACMVDILGRAGKLEKALEFIKEMPVEPGPPVWGALLGACMIHKNTELARVASERLFELDPDNTGYYVLLSNVYSADRNFPKAASVRQVVKNRNLAKTPGCTLVEIGETPHVFTCGDRSHPQTTAIYRMLDELMGKMAEAGFQTETVTALHDVEEEEKELMMKVHSEKLAIAFALIETAPGTEIRIFKNLRVCLDCHNATKFISKITERVIVVRDANRFHHFKDGVCSCGDYW, encoded by the coding sequence atgattAGCAGGAACATAAGCAGCTGCCGCGCGCCACAATTTGATCGGAATTTCTTCCTCGGACTTCTCAACAAGGCGACCTGTCTTTCTCACCTGATCCAGACCCACGCGCAGATCATCCTCAATGGTTACCAAAACGACCTCGCCACCGTCACCAAGCTCACCCACAAGTTCTCCGACCTTAAGGCCATGCGCAACGCACGTGACCTCTTCCTCTCCATCCCAAGACCTGACCTTTTCCTCTTCAACGTCGTCATCCGAGGCTTCGCCGCCAATGCCGCGCCTTTCTCTGCGATTTCTCTCTACACCCATTTGCGGAAGAATACTAATCTTAAACCCGACAAGTTTACCTACGCTTTCGCCGTGTCGGCCGCTTCGGGGTTTAAGGACGAGAAATATGGGATTTTGCTGCACGCCCATTCGATTGTTGATGGGTTAGGATCGAATTTGTATGTCGGGTCGATTGTTGTTGACTTCTACTTAAAGTTTTCCCGGGTTGAGCTAGCACAGAAGGTGTTTGATGGAATGCCCGAAAAGGACACGGTTTTGTGGAATACGATGATATCTGGGTTGGTGAGGAATTGTTATTACGCCGATTCGATGCAGGTTTTTGGAGATATGGTTGGGGGTGGGATGGGTTTTGATTCGACAACATTGGCAACCGTGCTTCCTGCAGTGGCAGAGTTGCAGGAGTTGAAATCAGGGATAGGAGTTCATTGCTTGGCTCTCAAGGCTGGATATCATTCAGATGTTCATGTGCTTACAGGATTGGTTTCGTTGTATTCGAAATGTAAGGAGCTAGAGACAGCAAGATTGTTATTTGGGCACATTAGTCAGCCGGATTTGATATGTTATAATGCAATGATTGCTGGATACACTTGGAACAATGAGACCGAATCATCTGTTAGTCTTTTCAGGGATTTGCTTGCTTCTGGGGAGAAAGTTAATTCAAGCACAATTGTTGGGTTGATTCCTGTGTCTTCTCCCTTTGGTCATCTGCATCTCACTGGCTCTCTTCAAACCTTCTGTGTGAAATCTGGTATTGTTTCGCATCCTTCTGTCTCGACTGCGTTTGTTACTGTTTATTGTAGACTGAATGAGATTGAATTGGCACGACAGCTTTTTGATCATTCTAAGGAGAAAACTTTGGCATCTTGGAATGCCATGATCTCAGGTTATACCCAAAACGGGCTGACGGAGACTGCAATATCTCTTTTCCACGAAATGATGTCCGAATTCAATCCAAACCCTGTTACAGTTACAAGTATTCTTTCGGCCTGTGCTCAGCTCGGAGCCGTAAGTCTTGGGAAATGGGTCCATGGTTTGATTAAGAGCAAAAATCTTGAGTCTAACATCTATGTATTGACTTCTCTAGTTGACATGTATGCAAAGTGTGGGAGCGTTGTGGAAGCTCGGAAGTTATTTGACTCGATGACAGAGAAAAATGTGGTTACTTGGAACGCCATGATATCTGCTTACGGCCTTCATGGTGATGGGCACGAAGCACTAAAACTCTTTACAGAGATGTTGCATTCTAGGATTTCCCCAAGCGCAGTTACTTTTCTATCTGTCTTGTATGCTTGTAGCCATGCGGGCTTGGTGAGAGAAGGTGAAGAGATCTTCGATCATATGGTTCACAACCATGGCTTTGAGCCCTTGCCCGAGCATTATGCCTGCATGGTTGACATCCTTGGCAGAGCTGGAAAGTTAGAGAAGGCGTTGGAATTTATAAAGGAAATGCCAGTTGAGCCAGGTCCTCCCGTTTGGGGTGCATTGCTTGGTGCTTGTATGATTCACAAGAACACCGAACTGGCGCGTGTGGCTTCTGAAAGGCTATTTGAACTGGACCCAGATAATACAGGATATTATGTCTTGCTCTCCAACGTATACTCAGCTGACAGGAACTTTCCGAAGGCTGCTTCAGTACGACAGGTAGTTAAGAATAGAAATTTGGCAAAGACTCCAGGGTGCACTCTCGTTGAGATTGGTGAGACCCCGCATGTGTTTACATGTGGTGATCGATCTCATCCTCAAACAACGGCAATCTACAGGATGCTGGATGAGTTAATGGGAAAAATGGCAGAGGCTGGATTTCAGACTGAAACTGTGACTGCTTTGCATGACgttgaggaggaagagaaggagTTAATGATGAAGGTTCATAGTGAGAAGCTGGCCATTGCTTTTGCCCTGATTGAAACAGCACCCGGGACAGAAATTAGAATCTTTAAGAATCTCCGGGTTTGTTTGGATTGCCATAATGCAACTAAATTTATATCCAAGATCACAGAAAGAGTTATTGTAGTTAGAGATGCTAATAGATTCCATCATTTCAAAGACGGAGTTTGTTCCTGTGGAGACTATTGGTGA